A stretch of the Panthera uncia isolate 11264 chromosome E2 unlocalized genomic scaffold, Puncia_PCG_1.0 HiC_scaffold_20, whole genome shotgun sequence genome encodes the following:
- the PDP2 gene encoding pyruvate dehydrogenase [acetyl-transferring]-phosphatase 2, mitochondrial: MSSTLPFWILNSARNSIATLQGGRRLYSRCASNRNKSRWRLFSQGPGTLKSSAPCSGFALQKAYRHTSTEEDDFHLQLSPEQVNEVLRAGESAHKILDLVSGAPNSVLRFESNQLAANSPVEDRRGVASCLQTSGLMFGIFDGHGGHACAQAVSERLFYYVAVSLMSQQTLERMEGAMESMKPLMPILQWLKHPGDSIYKDVTSVHLDHLRVYWQELLDLHMEMGLNIKEALMYSFQRLDSDISLEVQAPLEDEMTRNLSLQVAFSGATACMAHVDGVHLHVANAGDCRAILGVQEDNGMWSCLPLTRDHNAWNQAELSRLKREHPESEDRTVIVDNRLLGVLMPCRAFGDVQLKWSKELQRSVLERGFDTEALNIYQFTPPHYHTPPYLTAEPEVTYHRLRPQDKFLVLASDGLWDVLDNEDVVRLVVEHLAEASRHKPDLAQRPANLGLMQSLLQQRRAQGLCAADQNAATRLIRHAIGSNEYGEMEPERLTAMLTLPEDLARMYRDDITVTVVYFNSDSIDAYYKGG; encoded by the coding sequence ATGTCAAGTACTTTGCCCTTCTGGATCTTAAATTCTGCAAGGAACAGCATTGCCACGTTACAAGGGGGCAGACGTTTGTATTCAAGGTGTGcctcaaatagaaataaatcaaGATGGAGACTCTTTTCCCAGGGACCAGGCACCCTGAAGAGCAGTGCCCCGTGCAGTGGCTTTGCCCTGCAGAAAGCCTACAGACACACGTCAACAGAGGAAGACGATTTCCACTTGCAACTCAGCCCTGAGCAGGTAAATGAAGTGCTGCGAGCCGGTGAGTCGGCTCACAAGATCCTCGACCTCGTCAGTGGAGCCCCAAATTCAGTGTTACGGTTTGAGAGCAACCAACTGGCTGCCAATTCCCCAGTGGAGGACCGGCGAGGTGTGGCTTCCTGCCTGCAGACCAGCGGGCTGATGTTTGGCATCTTCGATGGACATGGTGGCCATGCATGTGCTCAAGCAGTGAGCGAGAGGCTCTTCTACTATGTGGCGGTGTCGCTGatgtcccagcagaccctggagcgGATGGAGGGAGCCATGGAAAGCATGAAGCCCCTGATGCCCATCCTGCAATGGCTCAAGCACCCAGGGGACAGTATCTACAAGGATGTCACATCAGTGCACCTTGATCACCTCCGTGTCTACTGGCAGGAACTGCTTGACCTGCACATGGAAATGGGACTCAACATTAAGGAAGCATTAATGTATTCCTTCCAGAGACTGGATTCTGACATCTCGCTGGAAGTCCAGGCCCCCCTGGAAGATGAGATGACGAGGAACCTTTCACTCCAGGTGGCCTTCTCTGGGGCTACAGCTTGCATGGCCCATGTTGATGGAGTTCACTTGCATGTGGCAAACGCTGGTGACTGTCGGGCCATCCTTGGGGTCCAGGAGGACAATGGCATGTGGTCTTGTCTGCCCCTCACACGCGACCACAATGCCTGGAACCAAGCTGAGCTGTCACGGCTAAAGAGGGAGCACCCTGAATCAGAGGACAGGACAGTCATTGTGGACAACAGGCTGCTGGGCGTGCTCATGCCCTGCAGGGCCTTCGGGGATGTCCAGCTGAAGTGGAGTAAAGAGCTGCAGCGCAGTGTCCTGGAGAGGGGCTTTGACACCGAGGCCCTCAACATTTACCAGTTCACCCCCCCACACTACCACACTCCACCCTACCTGACTGCTGAGCCTGAGGTCACCTACCACCGGCTGAGGCCCCAGGATAAGTTCCTTGTGTTGGCCTCAGATGGCCTGTGGGACGTGCTGGACAATGAGGATGTGGTGAGGCTGGTGGTGGAGCACCTGGCAGAAGCAAGTCGGCACAAGCCGGACCTGGCCCAGAGACCCGCCAACCTAGGACTcatgcagagcctgctgcagCAGAGGAGAGCCCAGGGGCTGTGCGCGGCCGACCAAAATGCAGCCACGCGTCTGATCAGACACGCCATAGGGAGCAATGAGTATGGGGAGATGGAACCGGAGCGGCTAACAGCGATGCTGACTTTGCCAGAGGACTTGGCGAGGATGTACAGGGATGACATCACTGTCACCGTGGTGTATTTTAACTCAGACTCAATTGACGCATATTACAAAGGGGGTTAA